One genomic region from Torulaspora delbrueckii CBS 1146 chromosome 4, complete genome encodes:
- the SKI8 gene encoding SKI complex subunit WD repeat protein SKI8 (similar to Saccharomyces cerevisiae SKI8 (YGL213C); ancestral locus Anc_3.526), with the protein MSNIFISTTNCGKAHEADIFSVAVCVPYTITGSGDGSIKLWKNKLLDNEVPRDYHISKFVHKTGIHHVDVFHSVEKGGHEICIISCVAFSGDIFFYEVDVKNGTLSSIDLLTAKEKKKSYWAVKWFKSDDQIVCHRFAATDVKGNTYVWRFHPFTKELDEEEAQTEKLKREARLKRNRFQSLDEKIAEETSEERESQEDLILEPHLALQGEIAATEPVFATCLDISPNGLIATGFANGTIVVSQVSTLRPIHSFEGFGIQGIEQNSNTVRDVKFSPMGTLLAVANDSGSYGCVTLYETEFGERVGSFSVPTHSTQSSIGTFAHNGWVFGLSFNSTGEFLATCGYDSKVRVWDVKSRERVSTINISANDVENEQEIMLEDESGDSLKYPPVFGVKFIAKGIRGGMGSDSNEGLCCVCMDRSVRWFREAGGS; encoded by the coding sequence ATGTCAAATATATTCATCTCTACTACGAATTGTGGTAAGGCCCATGAAGCAGACATCTTCAGCGTTGCTGTGTGTGTACCATACACGATAACTGGTTCCGGTGACGGGTCAATcaagctttggaagaacAAATTGCTGGACAACGAAGTGCCCAGGGACTACCATATTAGCAAGTTTGTGCATAAAACCGGTATACATCATGTGGACGTGTTCCACTCAGTGGAGAAGGGAGGACATGAGATCTGTATAATCTCGTGTGTTGCGTTCTCTGGAGATATATTCTTTTATGAAGTGGATGTTAAGAATGGTACCCTTAGTAGCATAGATCTGCTGACTGccaaagagaagaaaaaatccTATTGGGCGGTGAAGTGGTTCAAGAGCGATGACCAAATTGTCTGCCATAGATTTGCCGCAACAGACGTCAAAGGTAATACATATGTATGGAGATTCCATCCTTTTACCAAAGAACtcgatgaggaagaagctcagacggagaaattgaagaggGAAGCTAGGCTAAAGAGGAATAGATTCCAATCATTGGATGAGAAAATCGCAGAAGAGACCTCCGAAGAGAGAGAATCTCAAGAGGATTTAATCTTAGAGCCCCACCTGGCTTTACAAGGCGAAATAGCAGCCACAGAACCTGTTTTTGCTACCTGCCTAGATATTTCACCTAATGGGTTAATAGCTACCGGTTTTGCCAATGGTACTATTGTCGTTTCACAAGTTAGCACACTAAGACCTATCCATAGTTTTGAGGGTTTTGGTATACAGGGCATCGAGCAGAACAGCAATACCGTGCGTGATGTCAAATTTTCACCTATGGGAACATTGCTCGCTGTGGCTAATGACTCTGGATCGTACGGTTGTGTTACACTATATGAAACTGAATTTGGTGAACGTGTCGGATCTTTCTCAGTTCCAACTCATAGCACACAGTCGAGTATAGGTACTTTTGCACATAACGGATGGGTTTTCGGATTGTCCTTCAATTCTACCGGTGAATTTCTAGCGACTTGTGGTTACGATAGTAAAGTGAGAGTATGGGATGTGAAATCGAGAGAGCGCGTATCTACCATTAACATTAGCGCTAATGATGTCGAAAATGAACAGGAAATCATGCTAGAAGACGAGTCTGGCGATTCTTTAAAGTATCCTCCTGTCTTTGGAGTTAAATTCATTGCCAAAGGCATCCGTGGCGGTATGGGTAGTGATTCAAACGAAGGATTGTGTTGCGTTTGCATGGATCGAAGTGTAAGATGGTTCAGAGAAGCTGGCGGCAGTTAG
- the MDM34 gene encoding ERMES complex subunit MDM34 (similar to Saccharomyces cerevisiae MDM34 (YGL219C); ancestral locus Anc_3.529) translates to MSFRFNAEAFKDNSFNDKIREKLTKALNSSSGNGSSGPSPTIVESQGCEGVAAATASGTSSSLSKSSAKIDPMMKSKRSDILKSGITVSKVNFPTMPKVEILDLDISAQPRSLVKGICKISCMNAMLQVQTEIEGNLLLVYSDYSPQFTTPTLNCKDSFTIPITMVFSEVHLEAITNIFVKNSGIGISFNDVNLDFKFDCSIKILQSTIEKRLKKSMQSLFKDVLPRVIFNMSQSLFTAETATKTSEAPSTEDNEDTSSSTMKVMLEESDLQELSAANMLRLSTLISSRQTLSLQDTVLNVPSTIPGCLERQNLHRFNSRIPSLSNFYASYKEPEGRATLMKRNTSTFMVNSHPSSRDQNVLPQRVLEEDAYDLKEITTIQSRIFERSTDENVRPRRRKISIKRKPKKTVEAPPPVETHSDSETAVASPKPIKATHNALPIEEHQPSAFVPMKLSVNITPRYFTQPERTLLPLENRHEETKPTTLEEINYFNYRPEVHRLRSSLYSPLAKGGSILMPGRDLAEPRPLLENKGLSFLGLNHRMRKWGNHDDPPPYQV, encoded by the coding sequence ATGTCGTTTAGGTTTAATGCTGAGGCATTCAAGGATAATTCCTTTAATGATAAAATTCGAGAGAAATTGACTAAAGCTCTGAACTCGTCATCTGGAAATGGTTCAAGTGGCCCATCGCCGACCATTGTGGAGTCACAGGGCTGCGAGGGAGTTGCAGCTGCTACTGCTAGTGGTACGTCGAGTAGTTTGTCGAAATCATCGGCGAAAATCGATCCTATGATGAAGTCGAAACGGTCAGATATTTTAAAGAGCGGGATCACTGTGAGTAAGGTGAACTTTCCGACTATGCCAAAGGTGGAGATCCTAGATTTGGATATCAGTGCGCAGCCCAGATCTTTAGTGAAGGGGATTTGCAAGATATCGTGTATGAATGCCATGTTACAGGTACAAACGGAGATCGAGGGGAATTTGTTGTTGGTGTATTCCGATTACTCACCCCAGTTTACTACACCAACGTTGAATTGCAAGGATTCATTTACCATTCCAATCACTATGGTTTTTAGCGAAGTGCATTTGGAGGCTATAACAAACATATTTGTTAAAAACTCCGGGATTGGGATCTCGTTCAATGATGTCAATTTGGATTTCAAGTTTGATTGTTCCATCAAGATTTTGCAATCCACGATTGAAAAGCGGCTCAAAAAATCGATGCAGTCGTTGTTTAAGGACGTTTTGCCCCGAGTGATCTTTAACATGTCGCAGTCTTTGTTCACTGCTGAGACTGCAACAAAGACCTCCGAGGCACCAAGTACCGAGGATAATGAGGATACATCTTCCTCGACCATGAAGGTCATGTTGGAAGAATcagatttgcaagaactaTCGGCTGCTAATATGCTTCGTTTATCGACACTTATATCATCTCGGCAGACTTTGTCTCTACAGGATACCGTCCTAAATGTACCTTCAACCATACCGGGATGTTTGGAGAGACAAAACTTGCATCGTTTCAACTCCAGAATCCCATcactttcaaacttttaTGCCTCTTATAAAGAGCCGGAAGGCCGTGCTAcgttgatgaagaggaataCCTCTACGTTTATGGTGAATTCTCAcccttcttcaagagaccAAAATGTTTTACCTCAAAGAGTATTAGAAGAAGACGCTTACGATCTAAAGGAGATTACAACTATTCAAAGTcgaatatttgaaagaagcacaGATGAGAACGTGCGTCCCAGAAGACGTAAGATATCAATCAAGagaaaaccaaagaaaaccGTGGAAGCTCCTCCTCCAGTTGAGACACATAGTGATTCAGAAACTGCTGTTGCGTCACCCAAGCCGATTAAAGCTACTCACAATGCTCTCCCCATTGAAGAGCACCAACCCTCTGCTTTCGTACCTATGAAGTTATCTGTGAACATAACTCCGAGGTACTTCACGCAACCAGAAAGAACACTCCTACCACTTGAAAATCGTCATGAAGAAACGAAACCAACAACATTGGAAGAAATAAATTATTTCAACTACAGACCTGAAGTACATCGGTTACGTTCATCGCTCTATTCTCCACTTGCCAAGGGTGGATCCATTCTTATGCCAGGCAGAGACCTGGCTGAACCAAGACCATTGCTAGAGAACAAAGGCCTAAGTTTCCTCGGTCTCAATCATCGTATGCGTAAATGGGGAAACCATGACGACCCACCGCCTTACCAGGTGTAA
- the VAM7 gene encoding Vam7p (similar to Saccharomyces cerevisiae VAM7 (YGL212W); ancestral locus Anc_3.525): MRNQNVRVEVVVDEVRIMKESYALYGVLLRIVRGKDSQGSEQTYEQHVFRRFSEFWELKKKLEKEFNAELPYELPTRKFGLWKRSAVDLAVIEERKVQLAKFLRDMLNDSFDTKWKNSSHVTKFLKLPVNWSSGNNRDTSDNVEQEQELDLMDPTQWMISFKDSKTFLEQSKQSGSAHSSKVLMQLRLALYNMEVALKQAHKVNEVGTSEYERRTNLLLLLKRDVNEMALTQNGAPGKSGEDEEQIRSALFPEVANPRSPKKPLAGRRRFGETTETEPLSDQQLLQLHKTKMEEQDQELEEIRKIVQRQKNISLEMNQELAQQNDLLDLLDNDVNGTATKLQMANRKAKLFNND, encoded by the coding sequence ATGAGGAACCAGAACGTTCGAGTCGAAGTGGTTGTCGATGAAGTACGAATAATGAAGGAGTCATACGCTCTTTACGGTGTGCTCCTTAGGATAGTAAGAGGTAAGGACTCGCAAGGGTCTGAACAGACTTATGAGCAACACGTATTCAGACGATTTTCAGAGTTTTGGGAACTTAAGAAGAAGCTCGAAAAAGAATTTAATGCTGAGTTACCTTACGAGCTGCCTACGCGTAAGTTTGGACTATGGAAGAGGAGTGCTGTTGATTTAGCAGTAATTGAAGAGAGGAAAGTACAATTGGCAAAGTTTCTACGAGATATGCTGAACGATTCATTCGATACCAAGTGGAAGAATTCAAGCCACGTAacaaagttcttgaagctGCCTGTGAACTGGAGCTCAGGGAATAATAGGGATACTAGCGATAATGtggaacaagaacaagagcTCGATTTGATGGATCCCACACAATGGATGATAAGTTTCAAGGACTCCAAGACGTTTCTGGAGCAGAGTAAACAATCTGGTAGCGCTCATAGCTCCAAAGTTCTAATGCAGTTGCGACTTGCCCTGTATAACATGGAGGTGGCTCTGAAACAAGCACACAAGGTGAATGAAGTCGGAACTTCAGAATACGAAAGACGGACCAACCTCCTGCTACTATTAAAACGAGATGTCAATGAAATGGCATTAACTCAGAACGGCGCACCTGGCAAGTCTGGTGAGGACGAAGAACAAATTCGATCTGCTTTATTCCCAGAAGTTGCGAACCCTCGTTCTCCAAAGAAACCTCTAGCTGGGCGGCGCCGGTTCGGTGAGACCACAGAGACTGAACCACTCAGCGACCAACAACTTCTGCAACTTCACAAGACTAAGATGGAAGAGCAGGATCAAGAATTAGAAGAGATACGCAAAATTGTCCAACGACAAAAAAATATCTCCTTGGAGATGAACCAAGAACTAGCACAACAGAATGACCTACTCGATTTACTCGATAACGACGTCAATGGTACTGCTACGAAGCTACAAATGGCTAACAGGAAAGCCAAACTATTCAATAACGATTAG
- the BOL2 gene encoding Bol2p (similar to Saccharomyces cerevisiae YGL220W; ancestral locus Anc_3.530) yields the protein MPSEQSIEQKIKSELPQVYNVIVTDISAGCGQSFDVVVVSNEFESKNKLQRSRLINKILKEDIAQIHAFSCKCYTEAEWSKIVI from the coding sequence ATGCCTTCTGAACAGAGTATAGAGCAGAAGATCAAGTCCGAGTTACCACAAGTGTATAATGTTATTGTAACGGATATTTCTGCCGGATGTGGCCAGTCTTTTGATGTGGTCGTGGTGAGCAACGAGTTCGAAAGTAAGAACAAGCTGCAGAGAAGTCGTCTAATCAACAAGATCCTAAAGGAAGATATCGCACAAATACATGCTTTCAGCTGTAAATGTTACACAGAGGCAGAGTGGTCAAAGATTGtcatttga
- the KIP3 gene encoding tubulin-dependent ATPase KIP3 (similar to Saccharomyces cerevisiae KIP3 (YGL216W); ancestral locus Anc_3.528), with protein MMRKSRQSSIVVAVRVRPFSPEEKAFLVSEKGSDKRYSLNMGDSNLVVPRSSLGPDEDESGKQAARPPAMVRPRGIRKVVECVDSKMLVFDPAETNPLNSMSETVLNSIYAGRRGSRRRLRRNGGEIKFVFDKLFDENATQEEVYSGTTSELLDAVLDGFNGTVFAYGATGCGKTYTVSGTPERPGVIFLAMQELFARMEELEDTRKFEISVSYLEIYNETIRDLLSPEMSPKKLVIREDSENRISVANLSHHRPKTVEDVMDLVVLGNTNRTTSATDANETSSRSHAVLQINIVQSSRTAEITSDHTFAKLSIIDLAGSERAASTKNRGERLQEGANINRSLLALGNCINALCISDGTRRTCHVPYRDSKLTRLLKFSLGGNCKTVMIVCVSPSSTHYDETLNTLKYANRAKEIKTKVVRNQQSLDRHISSYLKMIEEQRQEIDELRKRETTMIDLRLKRYKLTQEKVQMAIDDCMNSLQDTYDRIPNYQNAKVVKSLILCKRRFLQMVQLEVNNVIAIAQNWTNIEIVNSCSLVADQLTNKIRELEIKFDSTHDELEQAIDHARTITLPRLREMENWNETRDHPYFEARLTQIADSLRNEILVNGSTMVEKLLQDPTLLSRTKFLSNSLVNDTSVQTAIEDLAHIDQEFEQFGQLFFAHRTTTDLSVLRPKVTKTVRWLNVPQQEEDEEQDDNHPTDIDISMQDIAQPSTTAATTRNSLLNHKLLSHPSSD; from the coding sequence ATGATGAGGAAGTCTCGACAGTCGTCTATAGTGGTGGCCGTGAGGGTGCGGCCTTTTTCCCCAGAAGAAAAGGCTTTCTTGGTATCTGAGAAAGGTTCAGACAAGAGGTATTCATTGAATATGGGGGATTCGAATCTGGTTGTTCCTAGAAGTAGTTTGGGGCCCGATGAGGACGAGTCTGGAAAGCAGGCGGCTAGGCCACCCGCTATGGTGAGACCTCGTGGAATACGGAAGGTGGTAGAGTGTGTTGATTCGAAGATGTTGGTGTTTGATCCTGCAGAGACTAATCCTTTAAATTCAATGAGTGAAACTGTACTCAACTCGATCTATGCCGGTAGGAGAGGTAGTAGAAGACGTCTACGAAGAAATGGTGGAGAGATCAAGTTTGTGTTTGACAAATTATTCGATGAAAATGCGACCCAGGAAGAAGTGTATTCTGGGACTACTAGCGAGCTTTTAGATGCTGTGCTAGATGGATTTAACGGAACTGTGTTTGCGTATGGCGCCACTGGGTGTGGAAAGACTTATACGGTGAGTGGGACACCGGAACGGCCTGGGgtcatcttcttggcaaTGCAGGAGCTGTTCGCCAGAATGGAAGAACTGGAGGATACAAGGAAGTTTGAGATCTCGGTGTCATATTTGGAGATTTACAACGAAACCATACGTGATTTGCTGAGTCCCGAAATGTCCCCCAAGAAACTGGTAATACGAGAGGATAGTGAGAATAGGATTAGTGTGGCTAATTTGTCACATCATAGGCCCAAGACCGTGGAGGATGTGATGGATTTGGTTGTTTTGGGAAACACGAATAGGACTACATCGGCTACGGATGCGAACGAGACTTCTTCGAGGTCGCATGCtgttttgcaaatcaatATAGTGCAGAGCAGTCGAACCGCAGAGATTACCTCGGACCACACATTTGCTAAACTCTCAATCATTGATTTGGCAGGTAGCGAACGAGCTGCATCGACCAAGAACCGTGGTGAGCGGCTGCAAGAGGGTGCTAACATCAATAGATCTTTATTGGCGCTTGGTAACTGTATCAATGCATTGTGTATCAGTGATGGAACACGCAGGACGTGTCATGTTCCATATAGGGACTCAAAACTTACTAGGTTGTTGAAATTCTCGCTGGGAGGTAATTGCAAGACCGTTATGATCGTTTGTGTGTCACCGAGCAGTACGCATTACGATGAAACCTTAAACACCTTGAAATATGCTAATCGAGCAAAGGAGATAAAGACCAAAGTGGTCAGGAACCAGCAATCCCTCGATAGGCATATCAGTTCTTATTTAAAGATGATCGAAGAGCAAagacaagagattgatgaacTACGCAAAAGAGAAACAACTATGATCGACCTGCGGCTCAAAAGGTACAAGTTAACTCAGGAGAAGGTACAAAtggcaattgatgattgcATGAATAGTCTTCAGGATACTTATGACCGGATTCCCAATTACCAAAATGCCAAAGTGGTCAAATCATTGATCTTGTGTAAACGGCGGTTCCTACAAATGGTCCAGTTAGAAGTGAACAATGTGATAGCCATTGCGCAGAACTGGACAAATATCGAAATAGTAAACAGTTGTTCACTAGTGGCAGACCAACTGACCAACAAGATCCGCGAACTGGAGATCAAGTTCGACTCTACTCATGATGAACTCGAGCAAGCCATAGACCACGCACGCACCATTACACTCCCTCGACTACGAGAGATGGAGAACTGGAACGAGACACGAGACCACCCTTATTTCGAAGCAAGACTTACACAAATCGCCGACTCTCTGAGAAACGAAATCCTAGTCAATGGATCAACAATGGTTGAAAAACTATTACAAGATCCAACACTACTGAGCAGAACTAAATTCTTATCAAACAGTCTAGTAAACGATACGAGCGTACAAACTGCTATCGAGGATCTAGCTCACATAgatcaagagtttgagCAGTTTGGACAACTATTCTTTGCACACAGAACAACAACGGACCTCAGCGTACTACGACCCAAGGTGACTAAAACAGTCCGTTGGCTTAACGTACCGCAGcaggaagaagacgagGAGCAAGACGATAATCATCCCACGGACATCGACATCAGCATGCAGGACATCGCTCAGCCGTCAACGACCGCTGCAACGACCAGAAACTCGTTGCTCAACCACAAACTACTCTCGCACCCGTCATCTGACTAG
- the CLG1 gene encoding Clg1p (similar to Saccharomyces cerevisiae CLG1 (YGL215W); ancestral locus Anc_3.527), translating into MIQHHHSYSGDPASHRGNPYGYYAAPPPPPSLQRPFYNQPVLPPVNAGHHRHHSSYMQGGLPPLNSYYNQAPAPAQAPILPPPAVQEPVREEYVNGGVNQHLDYDLDMMADFVVKNAYISFGCDLHTDATQSMDLFVKGVTSVLNATRLPSVTIFLALDLLSKYIDRLPEDDEKVSKSINVIYQNTMVAFVIANKFNDDKTFTNRSWTQATGMSLSSINGYERDWLNAFEWRLFDDKFASYEDYLQTFAVFCQEKRCPSPPNLLPTPHSTDNYLSPPSGYQTPVQMTSSVYSSPCYYDEENNDFCYSQLPQGGMMSSPINSGYDNGYSTNQNNFNFYNYNPQINNRPWNMDDTFKHPPQPNFAALGNSYYCYSAVY; encoded by the coding sequence ATGATTCAACATCATCACAGTTACAGTGGCGATCCTGCCTCTCACCGTGGTAATCCCTACGGTTACTACGCGGCTCCACCGCCACCACCTTCGCTACAACGGCCTTTTTACAACCAGCCCGTTTTGCCACCAGTTAATGCTGGgcatcatcgtcatcattcTAGTTACATGCAAGGCGGTTTACCACCATTGAACTCGTACTACAATCAGGCTCCTGCTCCGGCTCAAGCTCCAATTTTGCCTCCACCGGCAGTTCAGGAACCCGTTCGTGAAGAGTACGTGAACGGTGGCGTTAATCAACACTTGGACTACGACTTGGATATGATGGCTGATTTTGTGGTGAAAAACGCTTACATCTCATTTGGTTGCGATCTTCATACCGATGCGACTCAGTCGATGGATCTTTTTGTCAAAGGCGTCACCTCAGTGTTAAATGCTACGAGGTTGCCTTCAGTTACTATCTTTCTCGCTTTGGATCTACTGTCGAAATATATCGATAGACTGCctgaggatgatgaaaaggTTAGCAAATCGATCAATGTTATTTATCAAAATACTATGGTCGCTTTTGTGATCGCTaacaaattcaatgatGACAAGACTTTTACTAATAGGTCCTGGACTCAGGCCACTGGTATGTCATTATCGTCAATCAACGGCTATGAAAGAGATTGGTTGAATGCTTTTGAATGGAGACTATTCGATGACAAGTTCGCGTCTTACGAGGACTACTTACAAACTTTTGCAGTCTTCTGTCAAGAAAAGAGATGTCCTTCTCCACCTAACCTTTTGCCTACTCCGCATAGCACTGATAACTATTTGTCACCACCATCTGGGTATCAAACCCCAGTTCAAATGACCAGTAGTGTCTATTCTTCGCCTTGTTATTACGATGAGGAGAACAACGATTTTTGTTACAGTCAACTCCCCCAAGGTGGTATGATGAGCTCTCCAATTAATTCGGGTTACGATAATGGTTATTCTACAAATCAAAACAACTTCAACTTTTACAATTACAATCCACAAATTAACAACAGACCATGGAATATGGATGATACTTTCAAGCATCCACCACAGCCAAATTTTGCCGCGTTAGGTAATAGCTACTATTGCTATTCTGCCGTTTATTAA